One Thermococcus kodakarensis KOD1 genomic window carries:
- a CDS encoding 50S ribosomal protein L37e — protein MGAGTAPKGKRNRTPTHIRCRRCGRRAFNVKKGYCAACGFGRSRRMRKYSWSHKWRKKRNLSY, from the coding sequence ATGGGAGCTGGAACCGCGCCGAAGGGCAAGAGGAACCGTACTCCAACCCACATAAGGTGCAGGCGCTGCGGTAGGAGGGCCTTCAACGTCAAGAAGGGCTACTGTGCCGCCTGCGGATTCGGCAGGAGCAGGAGAATGAGGAAGTACAGCTGGTCCCACAAGTGGAGGAAGAAGAGGAACCTCTCTTACTGA
- a CDS encoding LSm family protein: MAERPLDVIHKSLDKDVLVLLKRGNEFRGKLIGYDIHLNVVLADAELIQDGEVVKKYGKIVIRGDNVLALSPVELE, encoded by the coding sequence ATGGCGGAAAGACCACTCGATGTTATCCACAAGTCCCTTGACAAGGACGTCCTCGTGCTCCTGAAGAGGGGGAACGAGTTCAGGGGTAAGCTCATCGGTTACGACATCCACCTTAACGTTGTCCTCGCCGATGCCGAGCTCATCCAGGACGGCGAGGTCGTTAAGAAGTACGGTAAAATCGTCATAAGGGGAGACAACGTCTTGGCCCTCTCCCCTGTCGAGCTTGAGTGA
- a CDS encoding alpha-amylase family glycosyl hydrolase, with amino-acid sequence MKKGGLLLILLILVSIASGCISESNENQTATASTVPPTSVTPSQSSTPTTSTSTYGPSERTELKLPSVNYTPIYVGIEKGCPSGRVPVKFTYNPGNKTVKSVSLRGSFNNWGEWPMELKNGTWETTVCLRPGRYEYKYFINGQWVKDMSDDGTGRPYDPDADAYAPDGYGGKNAVRVVEGREAFYVEFDPRDPAYLSIADKRTVVRFEAKRDTVESAVLVTDHGNYTMKLQVWWDFGETWRAEMPVEPADYYILVTSSDGGKFAVLNTSESPFFHFDGVEGFPQLEWVSNGITYQIFPDRFNNGNKSNDALALDHDELILNQVNPGQPILSNWSDPITPLHCCHQYFGGDIKGITEKLDYLQSLGVTIIYINPIFLSGSAHGYDTYDYYRLDPKFGTEDELREFLDEAHRRGMRVIFDFVPNHCGIGNPAFLDVWEKGNESPYWDWFFVKKWPFKLGDGSAYVGWWGFGSLPKLNTANQEVREYLIGAALHWIEFGFDGIRVDVPNEVLDPGTFFPELRKAVKEKKPDAYLVGEIWTLSPEWVKGDRFDSLMNYALGRDILLNYAKGLLSGESAMKMMGRYYASYGENVVAMGFNLVDSHDTSRVLTDLGGGKLGDTPSNESIQRLKLLSTLLYALPGTPVTFQGDERGLLGDKGHYDEQRYPIQWDTVNEDVLNHYRALAELRKRVPALRSSAMRFYTAKGGVMAFFRGHHDEVLVVANSWKKPALLELPEGEWKVIWPEDFSPELLRGTVEVPAIGIIILERG; translated from the coding sequence ATGAAAAAAGGTGGTCTGCTGCTCATTCTCCTGATTCTGGTCTCAATCGCCAGCGGATGTATCTCGGAGAGCAACGAAAATCAAACTGCAACGGCTTCGACCGTTCCACCGACTTCAGTGACACCCTCACAGTCTTCCACTCCCACAACCTCGACCTCGACGTACGGCCCTTCCGAAAGAACGGAGCTTAAACTTCCTTCGGTTAACTACACTCCCATCTACGTCGGCATAGAGAAAGGCTGTCCCTCCGGAAGAGTCCCGGTGAAGTTCACGTACAACCCCGGAAACAAGACCGTAAAGTCTGTCAGCCTCCGCGGGAGCTTCAACAACTGGGGAGAGTGGCCGATGGAGCTGAAGAACGGCACGTGGGAGACGACCGTCTGTCTCCGCCCTGGAAGGTATGAGTATAAGTACTTCATCAACGGCCAGTGGGTCAAGGACATGTCCGACGACGGGACGGGAAGGCCCTACGACCCCGATGCAGACGCCTATGCCCCCGATGGCTACGGGGGAAAGAACGCCGTGAGGGTAGTTGAGGGCCGCGAAGCGTTCTACGTGGAGTTCGATCCAAGAGACCCAGCCTACCTCAGCATCGCGGACAAAAGAACCGTGGTCAGGTTCGAGGCTAAGAGAGACACCGTCGAGTCTGCGGTTCTCGTTACGGATCACGGGAACTACACGATGAAGCTTCAGGTCTGGTGGGACTTCGGCGAAACCTGGCGCGCCGAGATGCCAGTTGAACCCGCTGATTATTACATTCTCGTAACCTCCTCCGACGGCGGGAAGTTTGCCGTCCTAAACACAAGCGAAAGCCCGTTCTTCCACTTTGATGGCGTTGAGGGGTTCCCCCAGCTGGAGTGGGTGAGCAACGGGATAACCTACCAGATATTCCCCGACAGGTTCAACAACGGCAATAAAAGCAACGATGCCCTAGCTTTGGATCACGACGAGCTAATTTTGAACCAGGTTAATCCAGGGCAGCCAATCCTCTCCAACTGGAGCGACCCGATAACGCCCCTCCACTGCTGCCACCAGTACTTCGGCGGCGACATAAAGGGAATAACGGAGAAGCTCGACTACCTTCAGAGCCTAGGTGTTACTATAATCTACATCAACCCGATTTTCCTCTCGGGAAGCGCCCACGGCTACGACACCTACGACTACTACCGGCTCGACCCCAAGTTCGGGACCGAGGATGAGCTGAGAGAGTTCCTCGATGAGGCCCACAGGAGGGGAATGAGGGTAATCTTCGATTTCGTGCCCAACCACTGCGGCATAGGGAATCCAGCCTTCCTCGACGTCTGGGAGAAGGGCAACGAAAGCCCATACTGGGACTGGTTCTTCGTCAAGAAGTGGCCCTTCAAGCTCGGCGATGGGAGCGCCTACGTCGGCTGGTGGGGCTTTGGGAGCCTTCCGAAGCTCAACACTGCCAACCAGGAGGTCAGGGAGTACCTGATAGGAGCGGCCCTCCACTGGATAGAGTTCGGCTTTGACGGCATTAGGGTGGATGTGCCGAACGAAGTCCTCGACCCGGGGACGTTCTTCCCGGAGCTGAGAAAGGCAGTTAAGGAGAAAAAGCCCGACGCGTACCTCGTCGGCGAGATATGGACGCTCTCCCCGGAGTGGGTGAAGGGAGACCGCTTCGACTCCCTCATGAACTACGCCCTCGGGAGGGACATCCTCCTGAACTACGCTAAGGGCCTGCTCAGCGGAGAAAGTGCAATGAAAATGATGGGACGTTACTACGCTTCCTACGGCGAGAACGTAGTTGCGATGGGCTTCAACCTCGTTGATTCGCACGACACTTCGAGGGTTCTCACTGACCTCGGTGGTGGCAAACTGGGAGACACACCGTCAAACGAGTCAATTCAGAGGCTCAAGCTCCTCTCAACGCTCCTCTATGCCCTGCCCGGAACTCCCGTCACCTTCCAGGGGGACGAGAGGGGACTGCTCGGAGACAAGGGACACTACGATGAGCAACGCTATCCGATACAGTGGGATACTGTGAACGAGGACGTCCTGAACCACTACAGGGCACTGGCGGAGCTCAGAAAAAGAGTTCCCGCATTGAGGAGCAGCGCAATGAGGTTCTACACTGCCAAAGGCGGCGTTATGGCCTTCTTCAGGGGACATCATGACGAGGTTCTCGTCGTTGCCAACAGCTGGAAGAAGCCAGCCCTACTGGAGCTTCCCGAGGGAGAGTGGAAAGTAATCTGGCCTGAGGATTTCAGCCCGGAACTGCTTCGCGGCACAGTTGAAGTGCCAGCCATAGGGATAATCATCCTTGAGCGGGGTTGA
- the glyS gene encoding glycine--tRNA ligase has protein sequence MGEKPDKYEILQDLMRRRGFAWGSFEIYGGSRGFYDYGPLGATIKRKIERKIREAFQREGFFELETPDITPEKVFIASGHVEKFVDPLVECKKCGARFRADHLVEEALGIDTEGMSAEHLTQLIREHDIRCPECGGELSDVWYFNLMFETRIGPYGDQKGYLRPETAQGIFVNFRRLNAFARNKLPFGVFQIGKAYRNEISPRQGMLRLREFTQAEAEIFFNPNETEHPHFDEVKDEKLRLYPIEHQLKNLSMIELTAEEAVKKGYIMNTFFAYYMVMVKRVLLDIGIPEDKIRFRQQLPEERAHYSRDTWDAEIHSERFGWVECVGIANRGDYDLSRHMRESGADLTVLIHYDEPKIVKKLEVSLNMKRVGPKLKKDAKRINELIKGWGEEKKRELVELLEKEGKVTIEGYELEKDDFIIREVEEKITGEKIVPHVLEPSFGIDRPFYLLLENSLVIEEDRTYLRIKKDMAPIEVAVLPLVAKEPLKSIAYDIFRTLQKEGFIAVYDEKDTVGRRYMRYDEIGTPYCVTVDNQTPEDGTVTIRDRDTREQIRVKIEELPKKLRELIFES, from the coding sequence ATGGGAGAGAAGCCCGACAAGTACGAGATTCTCCAGGATTTGATGAGGAGGAGAGGTTTCGCCTGGGGGAGCTTTGAAATCTACGGCGGCTCACGCGGATTCTACGACTACGGTCCGCTCGGCGCGACGATAAAGAGGAAGATAGAGAGGAAGATCAGAGAGGCCTTCCAGAGGGAAGGCTTTTTTGAGCTTGAAACGCCGGACATAACGCCAGAGAAAGTGTTCATAGCGAGCGGCCACGTCGAGAAGTTCGTTGACCCTCTGGTAGAGTGCAAGAAGTGCGGGGCAAGGTTCAGGGCAGACCACCTGGTCGAGGAAGCCCTTGGAATAGACACCGAGGGAATGAGCGCCGAGCACCTCACCCAGCTCATCCGTGAGCACGACATCCGCTGTCCTGAGTGCGGCGGCGAGCTTTCAGATGTGTGGTACTTCAACCTCATGTTCGAGACGAGAATAGGCCCCTACGGCGACCAGAAGGGCTACCTGAGACCCGAGACGGCACAGGGCATCTTCGTGAACTTCAGGAGACTGAACGCCTTCGCGAGGAACAAACTTCCCTTCGGAGTTTTCCAGATAGGCAAGGCCTACCGCAACGAGATTTCGCCGAGGCAAGGTATGTTAAGGCTCAGGGAGTTCACGCAGGCTGAAGCAGAGATATTCTTCAACCCCAACGAAACCGAGCATCCGCACTTCGACGAGGTTAAGGACGAAAAGCTGAGGCTCTATCCGATAGAGCACCAGCTCAAGAACCTCAGTATGATAGAGCTAACCGCGGAAGAGGCAGTAAAGAAGGGCTACATAATGAACACCTTCTTCGCCTACTACATGGTCATGGTCAAGAGGGTTCTCCTCGACATCGGCATCCCCGAGGATAAAATCCGCTTCAGGCAGCAGCTCCCCGAGGAGAGGGCGCACTATTCAAGGGACACCTGGGACGCTGAAATCCACAGCGAGCGCTTTGGCTGGGTCGAGTGCGTTGGAATAGCGAACAGGGGCGACTACGACCTGAGCAGGCACATGCGCGAGAGCGGCGCCGACTTAACTGTCCTTATCCACTACGACGAGCCGAAGATCGTGAAGAAGCTTGAGGTTAGCCTCAACATGAAGAGGGTCGGGCCGAAGCTGAAGAAGGACGCCAAGAGGATAAACGAGCTGATCAAGGGCTGGGGCGAGGAGAAGAAGCGCGAGCTGGTGGAGCTCCTCGAAAAAGAAGGGAAAGTCACGATCGAGGGCTACGAGCTTGAGAAGGACGACTTCATAATCAGGGAAGTCGAGGAGAAAATAACCGGCGAGAAGATCGTCCCGCACGTCCTCGAGCCAAGCTTTGGTATAGACAGGCCCTTCTACCTGCTCCTCGAGAACAGCCTCGTCATCGAGGAGGATAGAACCTACCTGAGGATCAAGAAGGACATGGCGCCGATCGAGGTGGCGGTTTTACCACTTGTTGCAAAAGAGCCGCTCAAGAGCATCGCCTACGATATCTTCAGAACGCTCCAGAAGGAGGGCTTCATAGCCGTCTACGACGAGAAGGACACCGTTGGGAGGAGGTACATGCGCTACGACGAGATTGGTACGCCTTACTGCGTGACCGTTGACAACCAGACGCCAGAGGACGGTACCGTGACGATCAGGGACCGCGACACGAGGGAGCAGATCAGGGTGAAGATCGAGGAGCTGCCAAAGAAGCTGAGGGAGTTAATCTTTGAAAGCTGA
- a CDS encoding sulfite exporter TauE/SafE family protein, whose protein sequence is MLKYIGYLGVGIVIGILAAMFGLGGGFLIVPTLNFLGVEIHHAVGTSSAAVVFTSLSSAIAYHRQRRIHYKAGLLLASTAVIGAYIGAWATSYISAAQLKVIFGVVLFLVAIRLYRKKSREPHEVDLKEVKLNYKVVPIGGFIAGVASGLLGIGGGAINVPFLTYMGLPIHYAVATSSFAIVFTATSGAIKHYTLGNVEVEWLVLLVPGLIIGAQLGAKIAKRTKASQLTKAFAVVMAFLAIRMILKGLGYPVP, encoded by the coding sequence ATGCTCAAGTACATTGGATATCTTGGAGTTGGCATAGTCATAGGCATCCTCGCGGCAATGTTCGGCCTCGGAGGGGGCTTCCTGATAGTTCCCACCCTCAACTTCCTCGGCGTTGAGATACACCACGCGGTGGGAACTTCCAGCGCTGCAGTCGTGTTTACTTCCCTGAGCTCTGCGATAGCCTACCACAGGCAGAGGAGGATACACTACAAGGCGGGCCTCCTGCTGGCTTCAACGGCTGTTATCGGCGCTTACATCGGAGCCTGGGCCACGAGCTACATAAGCGCCGCCCAGCTCAAGGTGATATTCGGCGTTGTCCTCTTCCTCGTGGCCATAAGGCTCTACCGCAAGAAGAGCAGAGAGCCACATGAGGTTGACCTTAAGGAAGTCAAGCTGAACTACAAGGTGGTTCCGATCGGCGGCTTTATAGCGGGAGTTGCGAGCGGCCTCCTTGGAATCGGCGGCGGGGCAATAAACGTGCCCTTCCTCACCTACATGGGACTTCCCATCCACTACGCGGTCGCGACTTCGAGCTTCGCCATAGTCTTCACGGCCACGTCTGGAGCGATAAAGCACTACACCCTGGGCAACGTGGAGGTCGAGTGGCTCGTTCTCCTCGTCCCGGGCCTGATAATCGGCGCCCAGCTCGGGGCGAAGATTGCCAAGAGGACTAAGGCATCCCAGCTTACGAAGGCATTTGCCGTTGTGATGGCCTTTCTGGCGATAAGGATGATCCTCAAGGGACTGGGCTATCCCGTTCCTTGA
- a CDS encoding TIGR01177 family methyltransferase: protein MLYVEILGNLPEMARDEVKAMLELGGGEIIGQDYLFLKVDAGEKAFPFLDRLGLAHEYGLLLVEADSVEELLQKAGEVEWPIKGAFKVDTETMANCRHDVLDLPRKLGAVIHAQGFRVNLSKPDTVVRVYCGERLYAGIRLRYFDPKDFEKRKAHHRPFFRPISLHPRVSRALVNLTKATREILDPFMGAGGILIEAGLLGLRVYGVDIRPEMVEGAETNLKHYGVRDYTLKLGDATRLEDLFPDKKFEAVATDPPYGTAATLAGRKRDELYRKALRSIYNVLEDGGRLAIAFPTDFNGKAEAEAVGFRTLGRYYQRVHKSLERYFYVFEK, encoded by the coding sequence ATGCTCTACGTGGAGATACTCGGAAACCTGCCCGAAATGGCACGGGACGAAGTGAAAGCGATGCTCGAACTCGGCGGTGGGGAGATTATCGGTCAGGATTACCTCTTCCTCAAGGTCGATGCGGGTGAGAAAGCCTTCCCGTTTCTCGACAGGCTTGGATTAGCCCACGAGTACGGTCTTCTCCTCGTCGAGGCGGATTCCGTTGAAGAACTCCTCCAGAAGGCCGGAGAAGTGGAGTGGCCGATAAAGGGGGCTTTCAAAGTTGATACTGAGACCATGGCCAACTGCAGGCACGATGTTCTTGACCTTCCCAGAAAGCTGGGAGCTGTCATCCACGCCCAGGGCTTCCGCGTGAACCTCTCAAAGCCCGACACCGTTGTTAGGGTCTACTGCGGCGAGAGGCTCTACGCTGGAATAAGGCTGAGGTACTTCGACCCGAAGGACTTCGAAAAGAGAAAGGCCCACCACAGGCCCTTCTTCAGGCCGATATCGCTCCACCCAAGGGTCTCAAGGGCGCTCGTGAACCTGACGAAGGCGACGCGGGAAATTCTAGACCCATTCATGGGGGCCGGCGGAATACTTATCGAGGCCGGTCTGCTGGGCCTGAGAGTCTACGGCGTGGACATAAGGCCTGAGATGGTTGAAGGCGCTGAAACCAACCTCAAGCACTACGGGGTGAGGGACTACACGCTCAAGCTCGGCGACGCGACGAGGCTGGAGGATCTGTTCCCCGACAAGAAGTTCGAGGCGGTAGCGACCGACCCGCCCTACGGCACCGCCGCGACACTCGCCGGGAGAAAGAGGGACGAGCTTTACAGGAAAGCCCTGAGGAGCATCTACAACGTACTTGAGGACGGGGGAAGGCTGGCGATAGCTTTTCCGACTGACTTCAACGGGAAGGCGGAGGCCGAAGCGGTGGGGTTCAGAACCCTCGGAAGGTACTACCAGAGGGTTCACAAGAGCCTTGAGCGGTACTTCTATGTGTTTGAGAAATGA
- a CDS encoding alanyl-tRNA editing protein gives MATRKLYYEDAYLKEAKAKVLEVRDNALLLDQTIFYPTGGGQPHDRGTINGVEVLDVYKDEEGNVWHVVAEPEMFKVGDEVELKIDWDYRYKLMRIHSAMHLLDHVLNEVLGKGKWKPYGSGMSYEKGRYDIEYPENVNQYKEKIIELFNRYVDEGGEMKIWWEGETRLTQIRDFEVIPCGGTHVRDIKEIGHLKKLKRSSLGRGKQRLEIWLEE, from the coding sequence ATGGCCACGAGGAAGCTCTACTACGAGGACGCCTACTTGAAGGAAGCCAAGGCAAAGGTTCTGGAAGTAAGGGACAACGCTCTCCTTCTCGACCAGACGATATTCTACCCGACCGGCGGCGGTCAGCCCCACGACCGGGGCACGATAAACGGCGTTGAGGTTCTCGATGTTTACAAAGATGAGGAGGGCAACGTCTGGCACGTCGTTGCTGAACCAGAGATGTTCAAGGTTGGGGATGAGGTCGAGCTCAAAATCGACTGGGACTACCGCTACAAGCTGATGAGGATACACAGCGCGATGCACCTGCTCGACCACGTGCTCAACGAAGTCCTTGGAAAGGGCAAGTGGAAGCCTTACGGGAGCGGGATGAGCTATGAGAAGGGCCGCTACGACATAGAGTACCCGGAGAACGTGAACCAGTACAAGGAGAAGATAATCGAGCTCTTCAACCGCTACGTTGACGAAGGCGGCGAGATGAAGATATGGTGGGAAGGAGAAACCAGGCTGACCCAGATAAGGGACTTCGAAGTCATCCCCTGCGGCGGGACGCACGTGAGGGACATAAAGGAGATAGGCCACCTCAAGAAGCTCAAGCGCTCCAGCCTCGGAAGGGGCAAGCAGAGGCTCGAAATCTGGCTTGAGGAATGA
- a CDS encoding CGP-CTERM sorting domain-containing protein — MKKVGVLLLIVLAFGAIAVPSFGADAYSEKVEQKYTVHWDGSADLKFITTLYGPSDMLNSTKEGILKVGLENATEMLVNQRVQLFSQLGMNLANASGTVKGYDSDGPLITEITGKVLDFAKYYSYDGIWEIELDVLRTLQISQVDLTSLNRTFDFEDHYSIVLPEDAEIVSIPSDYSRESGKSYVSINVDVHGNEIIVDARMHFDENITKDDLQKLYSDFQPFIIQYRGRPGQEGNYSVWSSKTETNITIGKEETVIDTLMEYIAPEDYVNYLKLMVMYQGEDAIIQSIYQNNLLAFQQQGISVKDWSIKFENVNSTAPLRLRFHWVLANYTKANNNTYVHDPSLGLRDVSVKGRLTDGINQTTTIRIILPEGSKFTQIPDDIHVEANGSQITMKVTKVSDKEVVLESSAYVRYGMLARDYFAMMEKVPERVEVKYNVEEKTGSTCGPAFLVGLAVVPLLLRRRK; from the coding sequence ATGAAGAAAGTTGGTGTTTTGTTATTGATTGTTTTGGCGTTCGGAGCAATTGCCGTGCCGAGCTTTGGCGCCGATGCGTATTCCGAGAAGGTTGAGCAGAAGTACACTGTCCACTGGGACGGTTCAGCAGATTTAAAGTTCATAACGACCCTCTATGGACCCTCAGACATGCTGAACAGTACCAAAGAGGGTATCTTAAAGGTGGGTCTGGAGAACGCCACTGAAATGCTTGTTAACCAGAGGGTTCAGCTCTTCTCGCAGCTTGGAATGAACCTGGCAAACGCCTCGGGCACCGTTAAAGGGTATGATTCTGATGGGCCTCTAATCACAGAAATTACGGGGAAGGTACTCGACTTTGCAAAATACTACTCCTACGATGGGATCTGGGAAATAGAGCTTGATGTTCTTCGTACCCTCCAGATCTCACAGGTTGACCTCACATCTCTAAACAGGACGTTCGACTTTGAAGACCACTACTCGATAGTGCTCCCGGAGGACGCCGAGATCGTGAGCATTCCGTCGGACTATTCGAGGGAATCGGGTAAGAGCTACGTGTCGATAAACGTTGATGTTCACGGGAACGAGATAATCGTGGACGCGCGTATGCACTTCGATGAGAACATAACAAAAGATGACCTCCAGAAGCTTTACAGCGACTTTCAGCCGTTTATCATCCAGTATCGCGGAAGACCTGGCCAGGAAGGGAACTATTCAGTATGGAGCTCAAAGACTGAGACCAATATTACGATCGGCAAAGAAGAAACAGTGATCGATACCCTGATGGAATACATAGCCCCAGAAGACTACGTGAACTATCTCAAACTCATGGTTATGTACCAGGGAGAAGATGCAATCATACAGTCAATTTACCAGAACAACCTCCTTGCCTTCCAGCAACAGGGGATAAGTGTGAAAGACTGGAGCATAAAATTCGAGAACGTAAACTCCACAGCACCCCTACGGCTGCGCTTCCACTGGGTACTGGCTAACTACACCAAGGCCAACAACAACACCTACGTCCACGACCCTTCCCTCGGGCTCCGCGATGTCTCGGTCAAAGGAAGGCTGACGGATGGGATCAACCAGACTACAACGATCAGAATTATACTGCCTGAAGGCTCGAAGTTCACACAGATTCCGGATGACATACATGTTGAGGCCAACGGAAGCCAGATAACTATGAAGGTCACAAAGGTCAGCGACAAAGAGGTAGTTCTTGAAAGCAGCGCTTACGTAAGGTATGGTATGCTGGCCAGGGACTACTTTGCCATGATGGAGAAAGTCCCTGAGAGAGTTGAAGTCAAGTACAACGTAGAAGAAAAGACGGGCAGTACCTGCGGTCCGGCGTTCCTCGTAGGCCTTGCCGTCGTGCCTCTTCTCCTCAGGAGAAGGAAGTAA
- a CDS encoding dicarboxylate/amino acid:cation symporter: MGKSLLRRYLDYPVLWKILWGLVLGAVFGLIAGHFGYAGAVKTYIKPFGDLFVRLLKMLVMPIVLASLVVGAASISPARLGRVGVKIVVYYLATSAMAVFFGLIVGRLFNVGANVNLGSGTGKAIEAQPPSLVQTLLNIVPTNPFASLAKGEVLPVIFFAIILGIAITYLMNRNEERVRKSAETLLRVFDGLAEAMYLIVGGVMQYAPIGVFALIAYVMAEQGVRVVGPLAKVVGAVYTGLFLQIVITYFILLKVFGIDPIKFIRKAKDAMITAFVTRSSSGTLPVTMRVAEEEMGVDKGIFSFTLPLGATINMDGTALYQGVTVLFVANAIGHPLTLGQQLVVVLTAVLASIGTAGVPGAGAIMLAMVLQSVGLDLTPGSPVALAYAMILGIDAILDMGRTMVNVTGDLAGTVIVAKTEKELDESKWIS, translated from the coding sequence ATGGGAAAAAGCCTCCTGAGGCGGTATCTCGACTATCCCGTTCTGTGGAAAATTCTCTGGGGTCTGGTTCTCGGTGCAGTCTTCGGCCTGATAGCGGGACATTTCGGCTATGCGGGGGCCGTTAAGACCTATATCAAGCCCTTCGGTGACCTCTTCGTCAGATTGCTGAAGATGCTCGTGATGCCGATAGTTCTAGCGTCGCTCGTAGTCGGTGCGGCAAGTATAAGCCCTGCTCGTCTCGGCCGCGTCGGCGTCAAGATCGTCGTCTATTACCTCGCTACCTCCGCCATGGCAGTTTTCTTCGGTCTCATCGTTGGCAGGCTCTTCAACGTCGGTGCCAACGTCAACCTCGGGAGCGGTACCGGGAAGGCCATAGAAGCTCAGCCTCCCTCCCTCGTTCAGACTCTACTCAACATAGTTCCAACGAACCCGTTTGCCTCGCTCGCCAAGGGTGAAGTGCTCCCAGTGATATTCTTCGCGATAATCCTCGGAATAGCGATAACCTACCTCATGAACAGGAACGAGGAGAGGGTCAGAAAGTCGGCCGAGACCCTCCTGAGGGTCTTCGATGGCCTTGCCGAGGCTATGTACCTCATAGTCGGCGGCGTCATGCAGTACGCACCGATAGGTGTCTTCGCCCTCATAGCCTACGTCATGGCCGAGCAGGGCGTCAGGGTCGTCGGGCCGCTGGCGAAGGTCGTTGGAGCTGTATATACCGGCCTCTTCCTTCAGATAGTCATCACCTACTTCATTCTCTTGAAGGTCTTCGGCATTGACCCGATCAAGTTCATCAGGAAGGCGAAAGATGCTATGATCACCGCCTTCGTCACCAGGAGCTCAAGCGGAACCCTCCCTGTTACAATGCGTGTTGCCGAGGAAGAGATGGGCGTTGACAAGGGAATATTCTCATTCACCCTGCCGCTCGGTGCGACGATAAACATGGACGGTACTGCCCTCTACCAGGGTGTCACGGTTCTCTTTGTCGCCAACGCTATCGGCCATCCGCTCACCCTCGGTCAGCAGCTCGTCGTCGTCCTAACGGCAGTTCTGGCCTCAATAGGAACCGCCGGTGTTCCCGGTGCTGGTGCAATAATGCTCGCAATGGTCCTCCAGAGCGTCGGCCTCGACCTTACGCCCGGAAGTCCGGTGGCGCTTGCCTACGCCATGATACTCGGCATTGACGCGATCCTCGACATGGGGAGGACGATGGTCAACGTCACCGGCGACCTGGCTGGGACTGTTATCGTTGCCAAAACCGAGAAAGAGCTGGACGAGAGCAAGTGGATCTCTTGA
- a CDS encoding biotin--[acetyl-CoA-carboxylase] ligase encodes MEWNVIRLDEVDSTNEYAKKLIPDVSEGTVVVAKRQTSGRGRKGRAWASPEGGLWMSVILKPPMIDPRLVFVGALAVSDTLRDFGIGAWIKWPNDVWVGNRKISGVLTEVKGDFVIMGVGLNVNNEIPDGLKETATSMMEALGEPVDIGEVLERLLEYLGRWYKTFLENPPLVVEEVRGRTMLIGKEVRVLLDGNDLVGRVITISDDGSLILDVDGQTVKVVYGDVSVRINR; translated from the coding sequence ATGGAGTGGAACGTCATTCGCCTTGATGAGGTAGACTCGACCAACGAGTACGCGAAGAAGCTCATTCCCGATGTCTCTGAAGGAACAGTCGTAGTTGCAAAGAGGCAGACCTCCGGGAGGGGAAGGAAGGGTAGAGCCTGGGCTTCTCCCGAGGGCGGCCTGTGGATGAGCGTCATCCTGAAGCCTCCCATGATCGACCCTAGGCTCGTATTCGTGGGTGCACTGGCAGTATCGGACACACTGAGGGACTTCGGCATTGGTGCATGGATAAAGTGGCCCAACGACGTCTGGGTTGGAAACAGGAAAATCTCTGGAGTCCTAACGGAAGTGAAAGGTGATTTCGTGATCATGGGGGTAGGTCTCAATGTGAACAATGAAATCCCAGATGGTCTAAAGGAGACTGCAACCTCCATGATGGAAGCCCTGGGGGAACCCGTTGACATTGGGGAAGTCTTGGAAAGGCTGCTTGAGTATCTCGGCCGCTGGTATAAGACATTTCTTGAAAACCCGCCTTTAGTTGTTGAAGAAGTTCGCGGGAGAACGATGCTAATCGGGAAGGAAGTAAGAGTCCTGCTCGATGGCAATGACCTCGTTGGCAGGGTAATCACCATATCAGATGACGGCTCCCTTATTCTGGACGTTGATGGACAGACAGTTAAAGTAGTGTATGGTGATGTGTCAGTTAGAATTAACCGATAA